The Cololabis saira isolate AMF1-May2022 chromosome 20, fColSai1.1, whole genome shotgun sequence genome includes a window with the following:
- the phka1a gene encoding phosphorylase b kinase regulatory subunit alpha, skeletal muscle isoform isoform X2: MRSRSNSGVKLDNYARVVQQTILRHQDPVTGLLPASTDHPDAWVRDNVYSVVSVWALSLAYRKNADRDEDKAKAYELEQSVVKLMRGVFQCILRQVEKVEKFKYSRSTSDSLHAKYNTHTCATIVGDDQWGHLQVDATSLFLLFLAQMTASGLHIIYTQDEVDVVQNLMFYIEAAYKVADYGMWERGDKTNQGITEINASSIGMAKAALEALDELNLFGAKGGPGSVVHALADDIQHCQSILTSMLPRASMSKEVDAGVLAILTYPAFAVEDINIVNMTKEEIISKLQGRYGCCRFLRDGHRTPNEDPNRLYYESAELKLFENIECEWPLFWTYLILDGIFSNTLEQVQEYEEALEGILIKQQDGIRLVPELYSVPLDKVDEECNNPHSVERVPMGKLPLKWGQSLYILGKLLAEGFLAPGEIDPLNRRFSTIPKPDVVVQVSILAETDEIKELLMKNGIEVETVADILPLHVQPSRVLSHIYARLGRNPRLGLTGRPYRRIGVLGTSKFYIIRNSIFTFTPQFIDHQQFYMALDNKMIVEMLRTEISYLSSRWRITGRPTISFPISQTMLTEDHTDLDPAVLATLKKLQDGYYGGARIQTGKLSELLTTSCSAHLSFLDGKGSGSMGRRSDDYDDDDDDDDGDGYVHELRCDDEADDLAQYLDHLLAQSAPKKPKRKLGGLGRFKAVATKTKEMVSLMNKAQELNIENVGMYLPNKLFRSSQTSLNLHLHESSTQEENKGSAASFTAESGIPKDESGAVDYNALVQLLKDTKSLQDQADILYILFKDKGMEWDTQLHGKGTTVRSLLSDLYEKAGDLKHWGLIRMISGILKKRVEELEWACSDLLSHQKHLTVGLPPEPREKTITAPIPLDQLAALISEASDNNISVAILTQEIMVYLAMSIRTQPSLFSEMFRLRIGLIIQVMATELAQSLNCSGEEATESLMSLSPSELKNLLHHILSGKEFGVMRSVKEVSGVSPLSAISIHHLGNVGATKSERAGISKLKSDMKMGAQAQTMDIESIESGGYKLPSIESLDVPDSIPHSKDTKHGQWLRRRRLDGALNRVPVGFYQKVWRILQKCHGLSIEGFVLPASTTREMTPGEIKFSVHVETVLNRVPQPEYRQLLVEAILVLTMLADVDIPSIGSIIHVEKMVHLANDMFYKDQKDLGAEEHILERDPSTGVCRLLYDSAPSGRFGSMTYLTKAVAVYVQDFLPSGSCAVQ, from the exons GATCCAGTCACGGGTCTTCTCCCCGCCAGCACAGATCACCCGGACGCCTGGGTCAGAGACAATGTCTACAGCGTCGTGTCCGTCTGGGCCCTGAGTCTGGCCTACAGGAAGAACGCTGACAGGGATGAAGACAAGGCCAAGGCGTACGAGCTGGAGCAG AGTGTGGTGAAGCTAATGAGAGGTGTCTTTCAGTGCATATTGAGGCAG GTAGAGAAAGTGGAGAAATTTAAATACAGCCGCAGTACCTCAGACTCACTCCACGCCAAGTACAACACCCATACCTGCGCGACTATCGTCGGGGACGACCAGTGGGGTCACCTGCAGGTCGACGCCACCTCGCTCTTCCTGCTCTTCCTCGCTCAGATGACGGCATCTG gtctccacatcatctacaccCAAGATGAAGTAGACGTAGTTCAGAATCTCATGTTCTACATTGAGGCAGCTTACAAAGTGGCA GACTATGGGATGTGGGAGAGAGGAGACAAAACCAACCAGGGCATCACTGAGATCAATGCCAGCTCTATCGGCATGGCCAAG GCAGCTTTGGAGGCCCTGGACGAACTCAACCTCTTCGGAGCCAAAGGAGGACCTGGATCTGTCGTCCACGCTCTGGCTGACGACATACAGCACTGCCAG TCCATCCTGACATCCATGCTACCCAGAGCGTCCATGTCTAAAGAGGTGGACGCCGGAGTTCTGGCCATCCTCACATACCCCGCCTTCGCCGTGGAGGACATCAACATCGTCAACATGACTAAGGAGGAGATCATCTCCAAGCTGCAG GGTCGATACGGCTGCTGCAGGTTTCTCAGAGACGGACACAGGACCCCAAACGAG GATCCAAATAGATTATACTACGAGTCAGCAGAGCTGAAGCTGTTTGAGAACATCGAGTGCGAGTGGCCTCTCTTCTGGACCTACCTCATCCTGGATGGCATCTTTAGCAACACTCTGGAACAG GTGCAGGAGTATGAGGAGGCGTTGGAGGGGATTTTGATCAAACAGCAAGATGGGATACGACTTGTGCCAGAGCTCTACAGTGTCCCTTTAGATAAG GTGGATGAGGAATGCAATAACCCTCACTCTGTGGAGAGGGTTCCTATGGGCAAGTTACCTCTGAAATGGGGACAATCCCTCTACATCCTCGGAAAGCTCTTAGCTGAG gggTTTCTTGCCCCTGGAGAGATTGACCCCCTGAACCGGCGTTTCTCCACCATCCCAAAGCCAGATGTGGTCGTGCAGG TGTCAATTTTGGCCGAGACAGATGAGATCAAGGAGCTGCTGATGAAGAACGGTATCGAGGTGGAGACTGTGGCGGATATCCTTCCCCTCCATGTTCAGCCTTCCAGAGTCCTCAGCCACATCTATGCAAGACTAG GCCGCAACCCGAGGCTGGGTCTGACGGGACGACCCTACAGGAGAATAGGAGTGCTGGGAACATCCAAGTTCTACATAATCAGAAACAGCATCTTCACATTCACACCTCAG TTCATCGACCACCAGCAGTTCTACATGGCCCTGGACAACAAGATGATCGTTGAGATGTTGAGGACAGAAATCTCCTACCTGTCGTCCAGATGGAGGATAACTGGACGACCAACGATCTCGTTCCCCATTTCACAAACCATGCTGA CTGAAGATCACACAGATCTGGATCCTGCCGTCTTGGCGACACTGAAGAAGTTACAGGATGGATATTATGGAGGAGCAAG GATCCAGACAGGGAAACTCTCGGAGCTCTTGACAACCTCCTGCAGTGCTCATCTCAGTTTCCTGGACGGTAAGGGTTCTGGCAGCATGGGCCGCCGCAGCGacgattatgatgatgatgatgatgatgatgacggcgATGGATACGTGCATGAGTTACGGTGTGATGATG AGGCGGACGACCTCGCCCAGTACCTGGACCACCTGTTGGCCCAGTCCGCCCCCAAGAAGCCCAAGCGTAAGCTCGGGGGTCTGGGCAGGTTCAAGGCCGTGGCCACCAAAACCAAGGAGATGGTCTCCCTGATGAACAAGGCTCAAGAGCTCAACATAGAAA ATGTCGGCATGTACTTGCCAAACAAGCTGTTTCGTTCCAGTCAGACTTCACTAAACCTGCACCTCCACGAATCCTCTACTCAAGAAGAGAACaag GGCTCAGCCGCCTCGTTTACAGCAGAGAGCGGCATCCCCAAAGACGAGAGCGGAGCCGTCGACTACAACGCTCTGGTCCAGCTGCTGAAAGACACCAAGAGTCTCCAAGACCAGGCAGATATACTTTATATCCTCTTCAAAGACAA AGGCATGGAGTGGGACACCCAGCTGCACGGGAAAGGAACCACGGTGAGGTCTCTGCTGAGCGACCTGTACGAGAAGGCGGGCGATCTCAAGCACTGGGGCCTCATCAGGATGATCTCTGGCATTCTGAAGAaaagggtggaggagctggagtGG GCCTGCTCCGATTTGCTGTCACACCAGAAGCACCTGACGGTGGGACTTCCCCCTGAGCCCAGAGAGAAGACCATCACCGCTCCCATCCCGCTGGACCAGCTGGCTGCTCTCATCAGTGAGGCCAGCGACAACAACATCAGCGTGGCCATCCTCACTCAG GAGATCATGGTGTACCTGGCCATGAGCATCAGAACCCAGCCCAGTCTGTTCAGCGAGATGTTCCGGCTGCGGATCGGCCTCATTATTCAGGTGATGGCGACCGAACTGGCTCAGTCGCTCAACTGCTCAG GAGAGGAGGCCACGGAGAGTCTGATGAGCCTCAGTCCCTCTGAGCTGAAGAACCTGCTCCACCACATCCTCAGCGGGAAGGAGTTTGGCGTCATGCGCAGCG TGAAAGAGGTGTCCGGTGTCAGTCCGTTGTCAGCCATCTCCATACATCACCTGGGCAACGTGGGCGCCACCAAGAGCGAGAGAGCGGGCATCAGCAAGCTGAAGAGCGACATGAAGATG GGCGCACAAGCTCAGACGATGGACATAGAAAGCATCGAATCTGGG GGATACAAACTGCCGTCCATAGAGTCCCTGGACGTTCCGGACAGCATTCCGCATAGTAAGGATACCAAACATGGCCAGTGGCTGCGTAGGAGGCGGCTGGACGGAGCGCTGAACCGGGTTCCCGTCGGCTTCTACCAGAAAGTCTGGAGGATTCTGCAGAAG TGTCACGGTCTGTCCATAGAGGGGTTCGTCCTTCCAGCGTCAACCACCAGGGAG ATGACTCCAGGAGAGATCAAGTTCTCGGTCCACGTGGAGACGGTGCTGAACCGAGTCCCTCAGCCCGAGTACCGGCAGCTGCTGGTGGAGGCCATCCTGGTCCTCACCATGCTGGCCGACGTGGACATCCCCAGCATCGGCTCCATCATCCACGTGGAGAAGATGGTCCACCTGGCCAATGACATGTTCTACAAGGATCAG AAGGACCTGGGAGCAGAGGAGCACATCCTGGAAAGGGACCCGTCCACCGGGGTGTGCAGGCTGCTGTACGACAGCGCCCCCAGTGGCCGCTTCGGGAGCATGACCTACCTCACCAAGGCCGTGGCCGTGTACGTCCAGGACTTCCTGCCCAGCGGGTCGTGCGCTGTGCAGTGA
- the phka1a gene encoding phosphorylase b kinase regulatory subunit alpha, skeletal muscle isoform isoform X3, which yields MRSRSNSGVKLDNYARVVQQTILRHQDPVTGLLPASTDHPDAWVRDNVYSVVSVWALSLAYRKNADRDEDKAKAYELEQSVVKLMRGVFQCILRQVEKVEKFKYSRSTSDSLHAKYNTHTCATIVGDDQWGHLQVDATSLFLLFLAQMTASGLHIIYTQDEVDVVQNLMFYIEAAYKVADYGMWERGDKTNQGITEINASSIGMAKAALEALDELNLFGAKGGPGSVVHALADDIQHCQSILTSMLPRASMSKEVDAGVLAILTYPAFAVEDINIVNMTKEEIISKLQGRYGCCRFLRDGHRTPNEDPNRLYYESAELKLFENIECEWPLFWTYLILDGIFSNTLEQVQEYEEALEGILIKQQDGIRLVPELYSVPLDKVDEECNNPHSVERVPMGKLPLKWGQSLYILGKLLAEGFLAPGEIDPLNRRFSTIPKPDVVVQVSILAETDEIKELLMKNGIEVETVADILPLHVQPSRVLSHIYARLGRNPRLGLTGRPYRRIGVLGTSKFYIIRNSIFTFTPQFIDHQQFYMALDNKMIVEMLRTEISYLSSRWRITGRPTISFPISQTMLTEDHTDLDPAVLATLKKLQDGYYGGARIQTGKLSELLTTSCSAHLSFLDGKGSGSMGRRSDDYDDDDDDDDGDGYVHELRCDDEADDLAQYLDHLLAQSAPKKPKRKLGGLGRFKAVATKTKEMVSLMNKAQELNIENVGMYLPNKLFRSSQTSLNLHLHESSTQEENKGSAASFTAESGIPKDESGAVDYNALVQLLKDTKSLQDQADILYILFKDKGMEWDTQLHGKGTTVRSLLSDLYEKAGDLKHWGLIRMISGILKKRVEELEWACSDLLSHQKHLTVGLPPEPREKTITAPIPLDQLAALISEASDNNISVAILTQEIMVYLAMSIRTQPSLFSEMFRLRIGLIIQVMATELAQSLNCSGEEATESLMSLSPSELKNLLHHILSGKEFGVMRSVKEVSGVSPLSAISIHHLGNVGATKSERAGISKLKSDMKMGYKLPSIESLDVPDSIPHSKDTKHGQWLRRRRLDGALNRVPVGFYQKVWRILQKCHGLSIEGFVLPASTTREMTPGEIKFSVHVETVLNRVPQPEYRQLLVEAILVLTMLADVDIPSIGSIIHVEKMVHLANDMFYKDQKDLGAEEHILERDPSTGVCRLLYDSAPSGRFGSMTYLTKAVAVYVQDFLPSGSCAVQ from the exons GATCCAGTCACGGGTCTTCTCCCCGCCAGCACAGATCACCCGGACGCCTGGGTCAGAGACAATGTCTACAGCGTCGTGTCCGTCTGGGCCCTGAGTCTGGCCTACAGGAAGAACGCTGACAGGGATGAAGACAAGGCCAAGGCGTACGAGCTGGAGCAG AGTGTGGTGAAGCTAATGAGAGGTGTCTTTCAGTGCATATTGAGGCAG GTAGAGAAAGTGGAGAAATTTAAATACAGCCGCAGTACCTCAGACTCACTCCACGCCAAGTACAACACCCATACCTGCGCGACTATCGTCGGGGACGACCAGTGGGGTCACCTGCAGGTCGACGCCACCTCGCTCTTCCTGCTCTTCCTCGCTCAGATGACGGCATCTG gtctccacatcatctacaccCAAGATGAAGTAGACGTAGTTCAGAATCTCATGTTCTACATTGAGGCAGCTTACAAAGTGGCA GACTATGGGATGTGGGAGAGAGGAGACAAAACCAACCAGGGCATCACTGAGATCAATGCCAGCTCTATCGGCATGGCCAAG GCAGCTTTGGAGGCCCTGGACGAACTCAACCTCTTCGGAGCCAAAGGAGGACCTGGATCTGTCGTCCACGCTCTGGCTGACGACATACAGCACTGCCAG TCCATCCTGACATCCATGCTACCCAGAGCGTCCATGTCTAAAGAGGTGGACGCCGGAGTTCTGGCCATCCTCACATACCCCGCCTTCGCCGTGGAGGACATCAACATCGTCAACATGACTAAGGAGGAGATCATCTCCAAGCTGCAG GGTCGATACGGCTGCTGCAGGTTTCTCAGAGACGGACACAGGACCCCAAACGAG GATCCAAATAGATTATACTACGAGTCAGCAGAGCTGAAGCTGTTTGAGAACATCGAGTGCGAGTGGCCTCTCTTCTGGACCTACCTCATCCTGGATGGCATCTTTAGCAACACTCTGGAACAG GTGCAGGAGTATGAGGAGGCGTTGGAGGGGATTTTGATCAAACAGCAAGATGGGATACGACTTGTGCCAGAGCTCTACAGTGTCCCTTTAGATAAG GTGGATGAGGAATGCAATAACCCTCACTCTGTGGAGAGGGTTCCTATGGGCAAGTTACCTCTGAAATGGGGACAATCCCTCTACATCCTCGGAAAGCTCTTAGCTGAG gggTTTCTTGCCCCTGGAGAGATTGACCCCCTGAACCGGCGTTTCTCCACCATCCCAAAGCCAGATGTGGTCGTGCAGG TGTCAATTTTGGCCGAGACAGATGAGATCAAGGAGCTGCTGATGAAGAACGGTATCGAGGTGGAGACTGTGGCGGATATCCTTCCCCTCCATGTTCAGCCTTCCAGAGTCCTCAGCCACATCTATGCAAGACTAG GCCGCAACCCGAGGCTGGGTCTGACGGGACGACCCTACAGGAGAATAGGAGTGCTGGGAACATCCAAGTTCTACATAATCAGAAACAGCATCTTCACATTCACACCTCAG TTCATCGACCACCAGCAGTTCTACATGGCCCTGGACAACAAGATGATCGTTGAGATGTTGAGGACAGAAATCTCCTACCTGTCGTCCAGATGGAGGATAACTGGACGACCAACGATCTCGTTCCCCATTTCACAAACCATGCTGA CTGAAGATCACACAGATCTGGATCCTGCCGTCTTGGCGACACTGAAGAAGTTACAGGATGGATATTATGGAGGAGCAAG GATCCAGACAGGGAAACTCTCGGAGCTCTTGACAACCTCCTGCAGTGCTCATCTCAGTTTCCTGGACGGTAAGGGTTCTGGCAGCATGGGCCGCCGCAGCGacgattatgatgatgatgatgatgatgatgacggcgATGGATACGTGCATGAGTTACGGTGTGATGATG AGGCGGACGACCTCGCCCAGTACCTGGACCACCTGTTGGCCCAGTCCGCCCCCAAGAAGCCCAAGCGTAAGCTCGGGGGTCTGGGCAGGTTCAAGGCCGTGGCCACCAAAACCAAGGAGATGGTCTCCCTGATGAACAAGGCTCAAGAGCTCAACATAGAAA ATGTCGGCATGTACTTGCCAAACAAGCTGTTTCGTTCCAGTCAGACTTCACTAAACCTGCACCTCCACGAATCCTCTACTCAAGAAGAGAACaag GGCTCAGCCGCCTCGTTTACAGCAGAGAGCGGCATCCCCAAAGACGAGAGCGGAGCCGTCGACTACAACGCTCTGGTCCAGCTGCTGAAAGACACCAAGAGTCTCCAAGACCAGGCAGATATACTTTATATCCTCTTCAAAGACAA AGGCATGGAGTGGGACACCCAGCTGCACGGGAAAGGAACCACGGTGAGGTCTCTGCTGAGCGACCTGTACGAGAAGGCGGGCGATCTCAAGCACTGGGGCCTCATCAGGATGATCTCTGGCATTCTGAAGAaaagggtggaggagctggagtGG GCCTGCTCCGATTTGCTGTCACACCAGAAGCACCTGACGGTGGGACTTCCCCCTGAGCCCAGAGAGAAGACCATCACCGCTCCCATCCCGCTGGACCAGCTGGCTGCTCTCATCAGTGAGGCCAGCGACAACAACATCAGCGTGGCCATCCTCACTCAG GAGATCATGGTGTACCTGGCCATGAGCATCAGAACCCAGCCCAGTCTGTTCAGCGAGATGTTCCGGCTGCGGATCGGCCTCATTATTCAGGTGATGGCGACCGAACTGGCTCAGTCGCTCAACTGCTCAG GAGAGGAGGCCACGGAGAGTCTGATGAGCCTCAGTCCCTCTGAGCTGAAGAACCTGCTCCACCACATCCTCAGCGGGAAGGAGTTTGGCGTCATGCGCAGCG TGAAAGAGGTGTCCGGTGTCAGTCCGTTGTCAGCCATCTCCATACATCACCTGGGCAACGTGGGCGCCACCAAGAGCGAGAGAGCGGGCATCAGCAAGCTGAAGAGCGACATGAAGATG GGATACAAACTGCCGTCCATAGAGTCCCTGGACGTTCCGGACAGCATTCCGCATAGTAAGGATACCAAACATGGCCAGTGGCTGCGTAGGAGGCGGCTGGACGGAGCGCTGAACCGGGTTCCCGTCGGCTTCTACCAGAAAGTCTGGAGGATTCTGCAGAAG TGTCACGGTCTGTCCATAGAGGGGTTCGTCCTTCCAGCGTCAACCACCAGGGAG ATGACTCCAGGAGAGATCAAGTTCTCGGTCCACGTGGAGACGGTGCTGAACCGAGTCCCTCAGCCCGAGTACCGGCAGCTGCTGGTGGAGGCCATCCTGGTCCTCACCATGCTGGCCGACGTGGACATCCCCAGCATCGGCTCCATCATCCACGTGGAGAAGATGGTCCACCTGGCCAATGACATGTTCTACAAGGATCAG AAGGACCTGGGAGCAGAGGAGCACATCCTGGAAAGGGACCCGTCCACCGGGGTGTGCAGGCTGCTGTACGACAGCGCCCCCAGTGGCCGCTTCGGGAGCATGACCTACCTCACCAAGGCCGTGGCCGTGTACGTCCAGGACTTCCTGCCCAGCGGGTCGTGCGCTGTGCAGTGA
- the phka1a gene encoding phosphorylase b kinase regulatory subunit alpha, skeletal muscle isoform isoform X1: protein MRSRSNSGVKLDNYARVVQQTILRHQDPVTGLLPASTDHPDAWVRDNVYSVVSVWALSLAYRKNADRDEDKAKAYELEQSVVKLMRGVFQCILRQVEKVEKFKYSRSTSDSLHAKYNTHTCATIVGDDQWGHLQVDATSLFLLFLAQMTASGLHIIYTQDEVDVVQNLMFYIEAAYKVADYGMWERGDKTNQGITEINASSIGMAKAALEALDELNLFGAKGGPGSVVHALADDIQHCQSILTSMLPRASMSKEVDAGVLAILTYPAFAVEDINIVNMTKEEIISKLQGRYGCCRFLRDGHRTPNEDPNRLYYESAELKLFENIECEWPLFWTYLILDGIFSNTLEQVQEYEEALEGILIKQQDGIRLVPELYSVPLDKVDEECNNPHSVERVPMGKLPLKWGQSLYILGKLLAEGFLAPGEIDPLNRRFSTIPKPDVVVQVSILAETDEIKELLMKNGIEVETVADILPLHVQPSRVLSHIYARLGRNPRLGLTGRPYRRIGVLGTSKFYIIRNSIFTFTPQFIDHQQFYMALDNKMIVEMLRTEISYLSSRWRITGRPTISFPISQTMLTEDHTDLDPAVLATLKKLQDGYYGGARIQTGKLSELLTTSCSAHLSFLDGKGSGSMGRRSDDYDDDDDDDDGDGYVHELRCDDEADDLAQYLDHLLAQSAPKKPKRKLGGLGRFKAVATKTKEMVSLMNKAQELNIENVGMYLPNKLFRSSQTSLNLHLHESSTQEENKGSAASFTAESGIPKDESGAVDYNALVQLLKDTKSLQDQADILYILFKDKGMEWDTQLHGKGTTVRSLLSDLYEKAGDLKHWGLIRMISGILKKRVEELEWACSDLLSHQKHLTVGLPPEPREKTITAPIPLDQLAALISEASDNNISVAILTQEIMVYLAMSIRTQPSLFSEMFRLRIGLIIQVMATELAQSLNCSGEEATESLMSLSPSELKNLLHHILSGKEFGVMRSVKEVSGVSPLSAISIHHLGNVGATKSERAGISKLKSDMKMLEHRLSLTDPSKAEHRLSLTDPFQMDRKVSLTDSVEGAQAQTMDIESIESGGYKLPSIESLDVPDSIPHSKDTKHGQWLRRRRLDGALNRVPVGFYQKVWRILQKCHGLSIEGFVLPASTTREMTPGEIKFSVHVETVLNRVPQPEYRQLLVEAILVLTMLADVDIPSIGSIIHVEKMVHLANDMFYKDQKDLGAEEHILERDPSTGVCRLLYDSAPSGRFGSMTYLTKAVAVYVQDFLPSGSCAVQ, encoded by the exons GATCCAGTCACGGGTCTTCTCCCCGCCAGCACAGATCACCCGGACGCCTGGGTCAGAGACAATGTCTACAGCGTCGTGTCCGTCTGGGCCCTGAGTCTGGCCTACAGGAAGAACGCTGACAGGGATGAAGACAAGGCCAAGGCGTACGAGCTGGAGCAG AGTGTGGTGAAGCTAATGAGAGGTGTCTTTCAGTGCATATTGAGGCAG GTAGAGAAAGTGGAGAAATTTAAATACAGCCGCAGTACCTCAGACTCACTCCACGCCAAGTACAACACCCATACCTGCGCGACTATCGTCGGGGACGACCAGTGGGGTCACCTGCAGGTCGACGCCACCTCGCTCTTCCTGCTCTTCCTCGCTCAGATGACGGCATCTG gtctccacatcatctacaccCAAGATGAAGTAGACGTAGTTCAGAATCTCATGTTCTACATTGAGGCAGCTTACAAAGTGGCA GACTATGGGATGTGGGAGAGAGGAGACAAAACCAACCAGGGCATCACTGAGATCAATGCCAGCTCTATCGGCATGGCCAAG GCAGCTTTGGAGGCCCTGGACGAACTCAACCTCTTCGGAGCCAAAGGAGGACCTGGATCTGTCGTCCACGCTCTGGCTGACGACATACAGCACTGCCAG TCCATCCTGACATCCATGCTACCCAGAGCGTCCATGTCTAAAGAGGTGGACGCCGGAGTTCTGGCCATCCTCACATACCCCGCCTTCGCCGTGGAGGACATCAACATCGTCAACATGACTAAGGAGGAGATCATCTCCAAGCTGCAG GGTCGATACGGCTGCTGCAGGTTTCTCAGAGACGGACACAGGACCCCAAACGAG GATCCAAATAGATTATACTACGAGTCAGCAGAGCTGAAGCTGTTTGAGAACATCGAGTGCGAGTGGCCTCTCTTCTGGACCTACCTCATCCTGGATGGCATCTTTAGCAACACTCTGGAACAG GTGCAGGAGTATGAGGAGGCGTTGGAGGGGATTTTGATCAAACAGCAAGATGGGATACGACTTGTGCCAGAGCTCTACAGTGTCCCTTTAGATAAG GTGGATGAGGAATGCAATAACCCTCACTCTGTGGAGAGGGTTCCTATGGGCAAGTTACCTCTGAAATGGGGACAATCCCTCTACATCCTCGGAAAGCTCTTAGCTGAG gggTTTCTTGCCCCTGGAGAGATTGACCCCCTGAACCGGCGTTTCTCCACCATCCCAAAGCCAGATGTGGTCGTGCAGG TGTCAATTTTGGCCGAGACAGATGAGATCAAGGAGCTGCTGATGAAGAACGGTATCGAGGTGGAGACTGTGGCGGATATCCTTCCCCTCCATGTTCAGCCTTCCAGAGTCCTCAGCCACATCTATGCAAGACTAG GCCGCAACCCGAGGCTGGGTCTGACGGGACGACCCTACAGGAGAATAGGAGTGCTGGGAACATCCAAGTTCTACATAATCAGAAACAGCATCTTCACATTCACACCTCAG TTCATCGACCACCAGCAGTTCTACATGGCCCTGGACAACAAGATGATCGTTGAGATGTTGAGGACAGAAATCTCCTACCTGTCGTCCAGATGGAGGATAACTGGACGACCAACGATCTCGTTCCCCATTTCACAAACCATGCTGA CTGAAGATCACACAGATCTGGATCCTGCCGTCTTGGCGACACTGAAGAAGTTACAGGATGGATATTATGGAGGAGCAAG GATCCAGACAGGGAAACTCTCGGAGCTCTTGACAACCTCCTGCAGTGCTCATCTCAGTTTCCTGGACGGTAAGGGTTCTGGCAGCATGGGCCGCCGCAGCGacgattatgatgatgatgatgatgatgatgacggcgATGGATACGTGCATGAGTTACGGTGTGATGATG AGGCGGACGACCTCGCCCAGTACCTGGACCACCTGTTGGCCCAGTCCGCCCCCAAGAAGCCCAAGCGTAAGCTCGGGGGTCTGGGCAGGTTCAAGGCCGTGGCCACCAAAACCAAGGAGATGGTCTCCCTGATGAACAAGGCTCAAGAGCTCAACATAGAAA ATGTCGGCATGTACTTGCCAAACAAGCTGTTTCGTTCCAGTCAGACTTCACTAAACCTGCACCTCCACGAATCCTCTACTCAAGAAGAGAACaag GGCTCAGCCGCCTCGTTTACAGCAGAGAGCGGCATCCCCAAAGACGAGAGCGGAGCCGTCGACTACAACGCTCTGGTCCAGCTGCTGAAAGACACCAAGAGTCTCCAAGACCAGGCAGATATACTTTATATCCTCTTCAAAGACAA AGGCATGGAGTGGGACACCCAGCTGCACGGGAAAGGAACCACGGTGAGGTCTCTGCTGAGCGACCTGTACGAGAAGGCGGGCGATCTCAAGCACTGGGGCCTCATCAGGATGATCTCTGGCATTCTGAAGAaaagggtggaggagctggagtGG GCCTGCTCCGATTTGCTGTCACACCAGAAGCACCTGACGGTGGGACTTCCCCCTGAGCCCAGAGAGAAGACCATCACCGCTCCCATCCCGCTGGACCAGCTGGCTGCTCTCATCAGTGAGGCCAGCGACAACAACATCAGCGTGGCCATCCTCACTCAG GAGATCATGGTGTACCTGGCCATGAGCATCAGAACCCAGCCCAGTCTGTTCAGCGAGATGTTCCGGCTGCGGATCGGCCTCATTATTCAGGTGATGGCGACCGAACTGGCTCAGTCGCTCAACTGCTCAG GAGAGGAGGCCACGGAGAGTCTGATGAGCCTCAGTCCCTCTGAGCTGAAGAACCTGCTCCACCACATCCTCAGCGGGAAGGAGTTTGGCGTCATGCGCAGCG TGAAAGAGGTGTCCGGTGTCAGTCCGTTGTCAGCCATCTCCATACATCACCTGGGCAACGTGGGCGCCACCAAGAGCGAGAGAGCGGGCATCAGCAAGCTGAAGAGCGACATGAAGATG CTGGAACACAGGTTGTCTTTGACGGACCCCAGTAAG GCTGAGCACAGGTTGTCCTTAACGGATCCGTTTCAG ATGGACCGCAAAGTCTCTTTGACCGACTCAGTTGAG GGCGCACAAGCTCAGACGATGGACATAGAAAGCATCGAATCTGGG GGATACAAACTGCCGTCCATAGAGTCCCTGGACGTTCCGGACAGCATTCCGCATAGTAAGGATACCAAACATGGCCAGTGGCTGCGTAGGAGGCGGCTGGACGGAGCGCTGAACCGGGTTCCCGTCGGCTTCTACCAGAAAGTCTGGAGGATTCTGCAGAAG TGTCACGGTCTGTCCATAGAGGGGTTCGTCCTTCCAGCGTCAACCACCAGGGAG ATGACTCCAGGAGAGATCAAGTTCTCGGTCCACGTGGAGACGGTGCTGAACCGAGTCCCTCAGCCCGAGTACCGGCAGCTGCTGGTGGAGGCCATCCTGGTCCTCACCATGCTGGCCGACGTGGACATCCCCAGCATCGGCTCCATCATCCACGTGGAGAAGATGGTCCACCTGGCCAATGACATGTTCTACAAGGATCAG AAGGACCTGGGAGCAGAGGAGCACATCCTGGAAAGGGACCCGTCCACCGGGGTGTGCAGGCTGCTGTACGACAGCGCCCCCAGTGGCCGCTTCGGGAGCATGACCTACCTCACCAAGGCCGTGGCCGTGTACGTCCAGGACTTCCTGCCCAGCGGGTCGTGCGCTGTGCAGTGA